A genomic segment from Bacillaceae bacterium S4-13-56 encodes:
- a CDS encoding alpha/beta hydrolase-fold protein, giving the protein MRRKGTMTDHSINSEFLNEKIPFKIYKPEVFSPLYKYHVAIMQDGNDYFQLGRMATISDDLHSQRRIDRTIFVGIPYQDKYDRSKKYHPNGEHNESYIRFLVHEMVPFLDDLLPTYQMGHGRILIGDSLGGTVSLMAACRYAHTFGKVIMQSPYVDEKVMDAVNHAPLLQQVDIYHTIGIAEESVTTTDGKTLDFLSANRELNQILTKKKLSYTYHELEGDHNWGTWQKDLPNALLTLLGKSEQEG; this is encoded by the coding sequence GTGAGAAGAAAGGGGACAATGACTGATCATTCGATTAACAGTGAATTTTTAAATGAGAAAATTCCTTTTAAAATCTATAAACCAGAAGTTTTCTCTCCACTTTATAAATACCACGTCGCCATTATGCAGGACGGTAATGATTACTTTCAGCTTGGGCGTATGGCCACTATTAGTGATGATTTACATAGTCAACGACGTATTGATCGAACCATTTTTGTAGGAATACCCTATCAAGACAAATATGACCGTTCCAAAAAATATCACCCAAACGGAGAGCATAATGAAAGCTATATCAGATTCCTTGTGCATGAGATGGTTCCATTTTTAGATGATTTATTACCAACATATCAAATGGGACACGGAAGAATATTAATTGGAGATTCCCTTGGGGGTACAGTCTCGTTGATGGCGGCTTGCCGGTACGCACATACTTTTGGGAAAGTGATTATGCAATCACCGTACGTCGATGAAAAAGTGATGGATGCAGTAAATCATGCTCCACTCCTTCAGCAGGTTGACATCTACCACACCATTGGCATAGCGGAAGAAAGTGTAACTACCACTGATGGAAAAACCCTTGACTTTCTAAGTGCTAATCGTGAACTTAACCAAATTCTAACTAAGAAAAAACTTTCCTATACCTACCATGAATTAGAAGGCGACCATAATTGGGGAACATGGCAAAAGGACCTCCCGAATGCCTTATTAACTCTTTTAGGAAAATCTGAACAGGAAGGTTAA
- a CDS encoding phosphatidylglycerophosphatase A — MDKHIRSQTVEDAARSLLEQRGVTINDIADIVYNLQRPYSDRLTMEECLESVDRVLEKREIQHAILVGVELDRLAEEKKLSEPLQSIVEKDEGLFGVDETIALGAVFGYGSIAVTTFGFLDKQKTGIIKKLDTKEGESVNTFLDDIVASIASNAASRLAHRLRDIEDDLGSTKVLTKDQEERLS; from the coding sequence GTGGACAAACATATAAGAAGCCAAACAGTAGAAGATGCTGCACGTTCTTTACTGGAACAGAGGGGTGTCACTATAAATGATATTGCAGACATTGTATATAATCTGCAGCGTCCCTACAGTGATAGGCTAACGATGGAGGAGTGTTTGGAGTCCGTAGATCGAGTTTTAGAAAAAAGGGAGATCCAACACGCTATTCTAGTGGGGGTGGAGTTAGATCGCCTAGCAGAGGAAAAAAAACTATCCGAACCACTTCAGTCGATCGTAGAAAAGGATGAAGGGCTTTTTGGAGTAGATGAAACAATCGCATTGGGTGCCGTATTTGGTTATGGGAGCATTGCTGTAACCACTTTTGGATTTCTAGATAAGCAAAAGACAGGAATTATAAAAAAACTAGATACGAAGGAAGGAGAAAGTGTTAATACCTTTTTAGATGACATTGTCGCAAGCATTGCTTCCAATGCTGCAAGCCGTCTTGCTCATAGATTAAGAGATATTGAAGATGATCTAGGGAGTACAAAGGTTTTAACCAAAGATCAAGAAGAGAGATTAAGTTAA
- a CDS encoding CotY/CotZ family spore coat protein — MSCGKHFDSDNCVCDVLREIADAQTDVLPIECDSSCEQSIADLLGEREDTNGLDTVPVLLYCDCKPFKGFGAPYEEIGNLFGSFFFRVKEVDEDCCATLELLRTPGDTCKDPESPVDQDTSNLRTTGICITVDVKCFCHITCLPAIDAITRV, encoded by the coding sequence ATGAGCTGTGGAAAACACTTTGATTCAGATAATTGCGTATGTGATGTTCTCAGAGAAATCGCAGATGCCCAAACCGACGTCCTACCAATCGAATGCGACTCTAGCTGTGAGCAATCCATTGCAGACTTACTTGGTGAAAGAGAAGATACGAACGGCTTAGATACTGTACCAGTATTGTTGTATTGTGACTGTAAACCATTTAAAGGCTTTGGTGCACCATACGAAGAAATTGGAAATCTATTTGGAAGCTTCTTCTTCCGCGTAAAAGAAGTGGATGAGGATTGCTGTGCAACTTTAGAACTTCTTCGCACACCAGGAGACACTTGTAAGGACCCTGAATCCCCAGTAGACCAAGACACTAGTAACCTTCGCACAACTGGCATCTGTATCACTGTAGATGTAAAATGTTTCTGTCACATCACATGCTTACCAGCCATTGACGCAATTACTCGAGTATAA
- a CDS encoding GNAT family N-acetyltransferase yields MLNIRVVQSATELEDAYHVRRDVFVMEQKVPESIEIDDHDRTAIHFVGYADQRPVSAGRMRFVDNYAKLERVSVMKPFRGHGYGKQLILEMEKIAKEKGYTQTKLNAQDHAEEFYRNLGYHTISKEPFMDAGIPHVTMIKDLTKG; encoded by the coding sequence ATGCTAAATATTCGAGTTGTTCAAAGTGCTACAGAACTTGAAGATGCCTATCATGTAAGACGAGACGTTTTCGTAATGGAACAAAAGGTCCCTGAATCGATTGAGATAGATGATCATGACCGTACGGCAATACATTTTGTTGGGTATGCTGATCAACGCCCGGTCTCTGCCGGAAGAATGAGATTTGTCGATAATTATGCAAAGCTTGAGCGAGTCTCCGTCATGAAACCATTTCGCGGACATGGGTATGGAAAACAATTGATTTTAGAAATGGAAAAGATAGCAAAAGAAAAAGGATATACACAGACTAAATTAAACGCTCAAGATCATGCAGAAGAGTTTTATCGCAACTTAGGATATCACACGATTTCCAAGGAACCTTTCATGGATGCTGGAATTCCTCATGTTACTATGATTAAGGACTTAACAAAAGGTTAA
- a CDS encoding YjcG family protein translates to MKYGIAIFPSKEIQDTANSYRKRYDPHYALIPPHITLKEPFEAHSDQADDIVKYLKKVAKNVSPFPLKIKKVSSFQPANYTIYFKVEPVEELIALNEKLHEGILPNKQTYSFVPHITIAQKLSHDEHSDIYGALRMMDIEFEETVNRFQLLYQLENGSWSVYETFILGEG, encoded by the coding sequence ATGAAATATGGTATAGCCATTTTTCCGTCAAAAGAGATTCAAGATACAGCAAATTCTTATCGAAAGCGTTATGATCCTCATTATGCGTTGATTCCTCCACATATCACGTTAAAAGAGCCTTTCGAAGCACACTCTGATCAAGCAGATGATATTGTGAAGTATCTAAAAAAAGTAGCAAAAAACGTTTCGCCTTTTCCATTAAAAATAAAAAAAGTAAGTTCTTTTCAACCTGCGAATTATACCATCTATTTCAAGGTGGAACCTGTAGAGGAACTAATTGCGTTAAACGAAAAGCTACATGAAGGAATCCTGCCAAACAAACAGACATATTCCTTTGTTCCACACATTACGATCGCCCAAAAGTTATCTCATGATGAGCATTCAGATATTTATGGAGCTTTACGCATGATGGATATTGAGTTTGAAGAAACAGTGAACCGATTCCAGTTGCTCTATCAATTAGAAAACGGCTCTTGGTCTGTTTATGAAACCTTTATACTCGGAGAGGGATAA
- a CDS encoding DUF1360 domain-containing protein, whose amino-acid sequence MNLLDFVILVFASYRLTRLIVFDTITDWLRRPFHEYEEQELSDGEIETVIHIKGTGIRAFIGELLSCYWCTGFWSSVIILLIFLYLPSLEIILYVLAISGAASMLFEITEK is encoded by the coding sequence ATGAATTTATTAGATTTTGTTATTTTAGTTTTTGCAAGTTATCGGTTAACAAGATTAATTGTTTTCGACACAATCACAGATTGGCTTCGACGACCATTTCATGAATACGAGGAGCAGGAGTTATCTGATGGTGAAATAGAAACGGTCATTCACATAAAAGGGACAGGAATCCGAGCATTTATTGGTGAACTTTTGTCCTGTTATTGGTGTACTGGTTTCTGGTCCTCTGTAATTATTTTATTGATCTTTTTATATCTTCCCTCCTTAGAGATCATTTTATATGTTCTAGCAATAAGTGGTGCAGCATCTATGTTGTTTGAAATAACTGAAAAATAA
- a CDS encoding monovalent cation:proton antiporter family protein, with protein sequence MEHGASITSLLIVIIAAFFTPILLHRLHLKIIPVVVAEIIAGLILGKSGFGIVEESSWLEILSSLGFIFLMFLSGLEIDFSIFAKRKNSNEKGEKIPSPFVIAAVVFAGIFVLSLGLSYLFVLLGFIDNLFLMTLIISTISLGVVVPVLKDAQMMKTNIGQVILLIAVIADLVTMILLAVFVSIYGGGQGNMWLLLLLFGAGILLYFVGKRFRNQSFIETMTKGTIQIDTRAVFTLIIVLVALSESVGAENILGAFMAGVLVSLLSPDPEMVKKLDSFGYGFLIPIFFVMVGVDIDIWELVDEPKLLLLIPLLFLALLVSKLVPVLIMKKWFDWRTVIGSGFLLTSTLSLVVAASTIAERMGMITNQMSGTLILVALLTCLITPIVFKKVYGKYVDETERRQRVAFIGANSMTLPVTRELDPNLFKTFLYHTKMEKDENKIVPSAFDVKEIGDYSIEKLEALGVFHSDILVVSTGDGDQNTKISKFAKEKGVERVIARIENPNMHAELKEHGIEIFSVLQSSKTLLKAMINAPSIVDILTKQESALYEIRMNNAEYDGTLLRKFPFAGDVIMVRIFRGKDSIVPHGDTELKVGDHLIVTGTKEYVEELRMVLEYGISNP encoded by the coding sequence ATGGAACATGGTGCATCCATTACATCATTACTTATTGTTATTATTGCTGCATTTTTCACCCCAATACTTTTACACCGATTACATTTGAAAATTATTCCGGTTGTGGTCGCGGAAATAATAGCTGGTCTTATATTGGGGAAAAGTGGATTTGGTATTGTGGAGGAGAGTTCCTGGTTAGAAATATTATCATCCCTAGGTTTTATTTTTCTAATGTTTTTAAGTGGTTTAGAGATAGATTTTTCCATATTTGCAAAAAGAAAAAACAGTAACGAAAAAGGGGAAAAGATACCAAGTCCATTTGTAATTGCCGCAGTAGTATTTGCTGGTATTTTCGTTCTTTCGCTTGGTTTATCTTATTTATTTGTTTTATTAGGTTTCATAGATAATCTATTTTTGATGACATTAATTATTTCAACTATTTCTTTAGGTGTTGTTGTTCCTGTTCTTAAGGATGCACAAATGATGAAAACCAATATTGGTCAAGTCATACTCTTAATTGCAGTTATCGCGGATCTCGTGACCATGATATTACTAGCCGTCTTTGTCTCCATTTATGGAGGCGGTCAAGGTAATATGTGGCTTCTTCTTTTGTTATTTGGTGCAGGGATACTGCTTTATTTTGTTGGAAAGAGATTTCGAAACCAGTCCTTCATTGAGACTATGACAAAAGGAACTATACAAATTGATACAAGAGCCGTATTTACTTTAATTATCGTTCTAGTGGCTTTGTCTGAATCAGTGGGTGCTGAAAATATTTTAGGGGCATTTATGGCTGGGGTACTTGTTTCCTTATTATCCCCTGATCCGGAAATGGTCAAAAAACTTGATAGCTTTGGTTATGGTTTTTTGATCCCTATCTTCTTCGTTATGGTAGGGGTAGATATCGATATATGGGAGCTTGTCGACGAACCAAAGTTACTTTTATTAATTCCACTCCTTTTTCTTGCGTTACTTGTATCAAAGCTGGTACCAGTACTTATTATGAAAAAATGGTTTGATTGGAGAACGGTTATAGGTTCAGGATTTCTGTTGACCTCTACCCTTTCCTTAGTAGTTGCAGCGTCAACAATTGCAGAGAGGATGGGGATGATTACCAATCAAATGTCTGGGACTTTGATTCTAGTCGCGCTTTTAACATGTCTCATCACGCCCATTGTCTTTAAGAAAGTGTACGGTAAATATGTAGATGAAACTGAACGTAGACAAAGAGTAGCTTTCATTGGTGCAAATAGTATGACTTTACCTGTTACAAGAGAACTTGATCCTAATTTATTTAAGACTTTTTTGTATCATACCAAAATGGAAAAGGATGAAAACAAAATTGTTCCATCTGCCTTTGATGTTAAGGAGATAGGTGACTATTCTATAGAAAAGCTGGAAGCACTCGGTGTTTTTCATTCTGATATCCTTGTTGTTTCTACGGGGGATGGAGATCAAAATACTAAGATTTCTAAGTTTGCTAAAGAAAAAGGGGTAGAACGTGTCATCGCTCGTATTGAAAATCCGAATATGCATGCAGAATTGAAAGAGCATGGAATTGAAATCTTTTCTGTCTTGCAATCATCTAAAACTTTGTTAAAGGCGATGATTAACGCACCGAGTATTGTGGATATCTTAACGAAACAGGAAAGTGCCCTTTATGAAATTAGAATGAATAATGCAGAATATGACGGTACTCTTTTGCGTAAATTCCCATTTGCTGGCGATGTAATCATGGTTCGGATTTTCCGTGGGAAAGATTCCATAGTTCCTCATGGTGACACCGAACTTAAGGTGGGGGATCACTTAATTGTTACTGGTACAAAGGAATATGTTGAAGAACTACGAATGGTCCTAGAATACGGTATTTCTAATCCTTAA
- a CDS encoding DUF421 domain-containing protein: MDYIQILIETIIGFIALFILTKILGKSQITQITAFDFIAALILGELVGNGLYDDKIGVTHVLFAIFLWGSLIYITEIISQKYKGTRGLLEGQPTIVIKNGKLNRENMKKVKLDINQLQHLLRSKGVFSMQDAEFAVLETDGTISVMKNPNKDIPTADDWNMQPKPFKIAYTLIIDGEIIWDNLQEIGHDEKWLIQQLQIQGHSSYKEIFYAEYQEGEALYVNAY; the protein is encoded by the coding sequence ATGGACTATATTCAAATTTTGATAGAAACAATTATTGGATTTATTGCCCTTTTTATCCTCACTAAAATTTTAGGAAAATCCCAAATTACGCAAATTACGGCTTTTGATTTCATCGCCGCCTTGATATTGGGTGAGTTAGTGGGTAATGGACTATATGATGACAAAATCGGAGTCACGCATGTTCTATTTGCTATTTTTCTATGGGGAAGTCTTATTTATATAACTGAGATCATATCCCAAAAATATAAAGGAACGCGTGGACTTTTAGAAGGTCAGCCAACCATCGTCATTAAGAATGGAAAATTGAATCGTGAAAACATGAAGAAAGTTAAGCTAGACATTAATCAGTTACAGCATTTGCTAAGGTCAAAAGGAGTATTTTCCATGCAAGACGCTGAATTTGCTGTTCTAGAAACAGACGGAACCATAAGTGTGATGAAAAATCCTAATAAAGATATTCCAACTGCCGACGATTGGAATATGCAACCAAAACCTTTTAAAATTGCCTATACTCTTATTATTGATGGAGAGATAATTTGGGATAATTTACAGGAGATCGGTCACGATGAAAAATGGCTTATTCAGCAGCTTCAAATACAAGGCCACTCTTCCTATAAAGAAATATTCTATGCTGAATACCAAGAAGGAGAAGCTTTGTATGTTAATGCATATTAA
- a CDS encoding CotO family spore coat protein, giving the protein MNEEFNRSKQEPKLYIQQPESISIPEASMQRKYHQAVSQQQESEEGRTLPKRSKRTLNFSALQAHSLEEEAVEEQKPVEVHEEEVQAEVEQETETKEQNRKRFKDMSLEEKVYYFVQLPKQVPKMKCQVKTSEGKIFRGLITNYEDGLVHMKVYQRPYQVNLPFETIKEIKLLGF; this is encoded by the coding sequence ATGAACGAAGAATTTAATAGATCTAAACAAGAGCCAAAATTGTATATTCAGCAGCCAGAGTCTATATCAATTCCTGAAGCTTCAATGCAAAGAAAATATCATCAAGCAGTATCTCAACAGCAAGAAAGTGAAGAGGGAAGAACTTTACCTAAGCGCTCAAAACGCACATTGAATTTCTCTGCTCTTCAGGCCCATAGTTTGGAGGAAGAAGCTGTAGAGGAACAAAAACCGGTAGAGGTTCACGAAGAAGAAGTTCAGGCAGAGGTAGAACAGGAGACTGAAACAAAAGAACAAAACAGAAAACGGTTTAAAGATATGAGCTTAGAAGAAAAGGTATACTATTTTGTTCAATTGCCAAAACAAGTTCCTAAGATGAAGTGTCAGGTGAAAACGAGTGAGGGTAAAATATTTAGAGGACTAATTACTAACTACGAAGATGGATTGGTACACATGAAAGTATATCAGCGGCCATATCAAGTGAATCTTCCCTTTGAAACGATTAAAGAAATCAAATTGCTCGGTTTTTAA
- the fabI gene encoding enoyl-ACP reductase FabI: MNFSLEGRNYVVMGVANKRSIAWGIAQALHEAGARLIFTYASDRFEKPVKELVETLEADNSLFYGCDVTDDAKVEETFAAIKEDVGVIHGIAHCIAFANKEELKGEYMNTTREGFLLAHNISAYSLTAVAKAAKPLMTEGGSIVTLTYLGGERVIENYNVMGVAKASLDASVRYLANDLGKYGIRVNAISAGPIRTLSAKGVGDFSAILKIIEEKAPLRQPVTQEDVGSSAYFLMSDLSKGITGEILHVDAGFNIVSI, encoded by the coding sequence ATGAATTTTTCTCTTGAGGGACGTAACTATGTCGTTATGGGTGTTGCCAATAAAAGAAGTATTGCTTGGGGGATAGCGCAAGCACTACATGAAGCGGGAGCTAGATTAATTTTCACTTATGCAAGTGATCGATTTGAGAAACCCGTCAAAGAATTAGTAGAAACTTTAGAAGCTGATAACTCTTTATTTTACGGATGTGACGTAACGGACGATGCAAAGGTGGAAGAAACTTTTGCGGCTATTAAAGAAGACGTGGGAGTCATTCATGGAATTGCCCATTGTATTGCTTTTGCTAACAAAGAAGAGTTAAAGGGTGAATATATGAATACAACAAGGGAAGGATTCCTTCTAGCACATAATATTAGTGCATATTCCTTAACGGCAGTGGCTAAAGCAGCAAAGCCTTTGATGACTGAAGGGGGAAGCATTGTCACTCTAACGTATTTAGGTGGAGAAAGAGTTATTGAAAACTATAATGTTATGGGAGTTGCCAAAGCAAGCTTAGATGCTAGTGTTCGTTATTTGGCCAATGACCTTGGTAAATACGGAATTCGTGTGAATGCCATCTCTGCAGGACCAATCCGTACATTATCTGCTAAAGGAGTAGGTGACTTTAGCGCGATTTTAAAAATTATTGAAGAAAAGGCACCACTTAGACAACCTGTTACTCAAGAAGATGTAGGCTCTTCTGCTTATTTCCTTATGAGTGATTTATCAAAAGGGATAACTGGAGAAATCCTTCATGTCGATGCTGGATTCAATATTGTAAGCATATAA
- a CDS encoding EAL domain-containing protein: MKKLGKKELLSAPGIGAIYFGIAIIWVVLSDMFMYSILEDSQLASVLKGASFVILTSFLLYYLIRKQNHEKIEQEKRLWNSENKYQTVFQHSSSGMLLVHPETYSIIDCNETFSRWTDFTKKELNECTVQDILQEGSPEVPEGDTSEWHLISRTQELLHVVVRQKTLSYDNETLLLYNMINLTPIMKQNQKLKEISMERNRFIHALDSVRQGIILCDHDGSEYIIRYANKGLDQLLGTSSALMFDQPLFSILENYSDLPSLKQIQDALLQKVSTTVEHEIHSDHGKHFWNELTIEPVFNQKNKVENFVLFFSDISDRKITDQVLNTHNQLLKGMFTNRNVNDILTGIIVLVEQLIPQSMASVTMFPKGHQEYIAPTLRMKLKKSYEPFLRQMFQAVWTTDNQEDIFLVERVESSLHLQGVSPLLEVQGIRQVILAPIEGKDGQWVALIHLFLTRDKPLTDIEKRSLTENIHLARIAILSKEAEDIIYHQTNYDDLTGLPNRKHLLRLMANCFNSCDDDDTQCAVYFIDVDRFKQINDTFGHSAGNEMLIEVSNRLKEQAGSPTILSRLGGDEFAIVVKPLDPSPNWQEIGDYFLQALQSPFSIGEHQIKMTGSAGYAIYPNDGKTPEELLRNSDIAMFMAKEKGKNQVEAYNETLRLQTKRLLLMENNLKKAIENNEFILHYQPQFDLSSGALTGFEALVRWMHPIFGIIPPSEFIPIAEKNGLIVPMGRWIIREACEQAKKWQLQGYPPVMMGINISLKQFMQKDFVQMVFDILEQTRLDPHFLTIEITESVAMHRPNVTIDAMNQLRKKGVGISIDDFGTGFSSLSHLKDLPVSMLKIDRSFVNDITKEKSKAYAITQSTIQLAHNLNLNIVAEGIETADQLKILKRYFCQTGQGFFFSRPLPAEQAVEFFHQQVKV, encoded by the coding sequence ATGAAAAAGCTTGGTAAAAAGGAATTGCTATCTGCGCCTGGAATTGGTGCTATTTATTTTGGAATAGCCATTATTTGGGTTGTATTGTCCGATATGTTCATGTATTCCATTTTGGAAGATAGTCAACTGGCCTCTGTGTTAAAAGGGGCAAGTTTTGTCATACTTACCTCCTTCCTTCTCTATTATCTGATCAGGAAACAAAATCATGAAAAGATAGAACAAGAGAAAAGGTTATGGAACTCAGAAAATAAATATCAAACCGTTTTTCAACATTCTTCGAGCGGGATGTTACTTGTACATCCTGAAACGTATTCCATAATTGATTGCAATGAAACGTTTAGCAGATGGACAGACTTCACCAAGAAAGAGCTAAATGAATGTACAGTACAGGATATCTTACAAGAAGGAAGTCCAGAAGTGCCTGAAGGAGATACATCGGAGTGGCATCTTATCAGTAGAACGCAGGAATTGCTTCATGTTGTTGTACGCCAAAAGACACTCTCTTATGATAACGAGACATTACTTTTATACAACATGATCAACTTAACCCCCATCATGAAACAGAATCAAAAGCTAAAAGAGATCTCAATGGAGAGGAACCGTTTCATTCATGCTTTGGACTCTGTGAGGCAAGGGATTATTTTATGTGACCATGATGGAAGTGAATATATTATTAGGTATGCAAATAAAGGTTTAGATCAGCTATTGGGCACTTCATCAGCATTAATGTTTGACCAGCCATTATTTTCTATATTAGAAAATTATTCTGATTTGCCCTCTTTAAAACAAATTCAAGATGCTCTACTTCAAAAGGTATCAACAACAGTGGAACATGAAATACATTCAGATCATGGAAAACATTTTTGGAATGAATTAACCATTGAGCCTGTTTTTAATCAAAAAAATAAGGTAGAGAATTTTGTTTTATTTTTCTCAGATATATCGGATAGAAAGATTACCGATCAAGTGCTAAATACACATAATCAATTATTAAAAGGAATGTTTACAAACCGAAATGTCAATGATATTTTGACAGGCATCATTGTTCTGGTTGAACAGTTAATTCCACAGAGCATGGCTTCCGTGACGATGTTTCCAAAAGGTCATCAAGAATACATAGCTCCTACGTTGAGGATGAAATTAAAGAAGTCTTATGAACCGTTTTTACGTCAAATGTTTCAAGCCGTATGGACAACTGATAACCAAGAGGATATCTTTCTCGTTGAAAGAGTCGAGAGCTCTCTTCACCTTCAAGGTGTGTCGCCTTTATTGGAAGTTCAAGGGATACGCCAAGTAATTCTTGCCCCCATTGAAGGAAAAGATGGGCAATGGGTGGCGTTGATTCATCTATTTTTAACAAGAGACAAACCTTTAACAGATATTGAAAAACGCTCTTTAACAGAAAATATTCATTTGGCTAGAATTGCCATTTTATCTAAAGAAGCGGAAGATATTATTTATCATCAGACGAATTATGATGATCTAACTGGACTTCCCAATCGTAAACATTTATTAAGACTGATGGCTAATTGTTTTAATTCCTGTGATGACGATGATACTCAATGTGCCGTCTATTTTATCGATGTTGATAGATTTAAGCAGATTAATGATACGTTTGGCCATTCTGCTGGTAATGAAATGTTGATAGAAGTATCAAATCGTTTGAAAGAACAGGCTGGTAGTCCCACCATTCTATCGAGGTTGGGTGGAGATGAGTTTGCGATTGTAGTCAAACCCTTGGATCCTTCACCAAATTGGCAAGAAATAGGGGACTATTTCTTGCAGGCCCTTCAGTCGCCATTTTCGATTGGAGAGCACCAAATTAAAATGACAGGCAGTGCCGGGTATGCTATTTATCCAAACGATGGGAAGACACCAGAAGAACTATTGAGGAATTCAGATATTGCTATGTTCATGGCCAAGGAAAAGGGAAAGAACCAAGTAGAAGCATATAATGAAACCTTAAGATTGCAAACAAAGAGATTACTTCTGATGGAGAATAACCTGAAGAAAGCTATAGAAAATAATGAATTTATTTTGCATTATCAACCCCAATTTGATTTGTCATCGGGAGCACTTACGGGTTTTGAAGCATTAGTGAGGTGGATGCATCCTATTTTTGGAATTATTCCTCCAAGCGAGTTTATACCAATCGCTGAAAAAAATGGGCTCATTGTTCCGATGGGGAGATGGATAATTAGAGAAGCTTGTGAACAAGCAAAGAAATGGCAACTTCAAGGATATCCGCCAGTAATGATGGGAATCAATATTTCACTAAAACAATTTATGCAAAAGGACTTTGTCCAAATGGTATTTGATATTTTAGAACAAACGAGATTAGACCCACACTTTCTTACTATTGAAATTACAGAAAGTGTAGCGATGCATCGACCAAATGTAACGATAGATGCTATGAATCAATTAAGAAAAAAGGGAGTAGGCATTTCCATTGATGATTTTGGTACAGGATTTTCTTCCCTATCTCATCTAAAGGACTTACCGGTTTCCATGCTGAAAATTGATCGATCCTTTGTAAATGACATTACAAAAGAAAAATCTAAAGCATATGCCATTACACAAAGTACCATTCAGTTAGCTCATAACTTGAACTTAAATATTGTTGCAGAAGGGATAGAAACAGCAGATCAACTTAAAATTCTAAAACGCTATTTCTGTCAAACAG